In one window of Caballeronia sp. TF1N1 DNA:
- a CDS encoding DNA-binding protein, which produces MSESSTITDQQVASIAQRLSGEGRELSPLTVWNEIRSGSIIEVANALQRWKAAQEPQAAPTPVDDEASLPQGVAETLLNAAHQLWAGAHQQAGQRFQPQLRTLDQRLTATLAERDEALAGFQQADEEAGRERQQRNNLAQALQASEQTVEHLRSALADVSARAETAERRVEELTQRESMEQGRLAAAIASFEEAQRSQEALAASISDKDDELARIARERDEARHAHEALTASVAAKDDEIARIVRERDDALNAATVGKHEEIARIVQEHNDALHAAVSQKDEEIARFVSERDDVRQAHEALSAHVASKDDEIGSLVRQRDEARQRAEALQHESQAKSDEAQRYAHEAGVTAERVAAVEQQANERFARIAELEVELDAARGALNELQQAHAAKHDEATAQSGELQRVARELEAARSQISALNEQKDAASADAAQRAQDAAAARERAENAEQQAALLQERLAEQEQREADARSTHASQRMELEARGVAVEGEIAALQRQITTQAKDHTKAYDKLRTQAEEWVSYAKDLKQRLDGANEKLLFIDARSTGEVALMRRLALELERLKPDHELVLREAQQRVIGDKMVQQLAQKGYRYDPATSAISKIEE; this is translated from the coding sequence ATGTCAGAGTCAAGCACCATTACGGATCAACAGGTCGCATCGATCGCGCAACGGTTGAGCGGAGAAGGCCGCGAGTTGTCGCCATTGACCGTCTGGAACGAAATCCGCAGCGGCTCCATCATCGAGGTGGCAAACGCGTTGCAGCGCTGGAAAGCGGCACAGGAGCCGCAAGCCGCGCCCACACCCGTCGACGACGAAGCGAGCTTGCCGCAAGGCGTCGCCGAGACGCTTCTGAACGCGGCGCATCAGCTTTGGGCGGGCGCGCATCAACAGGCCGGGCAACGCTTCCAACCGCAATTACGCACGCTGGATCAGCGGCTTACGGCCACGCTCGCGGAACGCGACGAAGCGCTCGCCGGTTTCCAGCAGGCCGACGAGGAAGCCGGCCGCGAGCGCCAGCAGCGCAACAATCTGGCGCAGGCGTTACAGGCTTCGGAACAGACAGTCGAACATCTGCGCAGTGCGCTTGCCGACGTGAGCGCCCGCGCCGAGACCGCCGAACGGCGCGTCGAGGAACTGACGCAGCGGGAATCGATGGAGCAGGGCAGGCTTGCAGCGGCGATCGCCTCCTTCGAGGAAGCGCAGCGTTCGCAGGAAGCGTTGGCCGCGTCGATCTCGGATAAGGATGACGAGCTCGCCCGAATTGCGCGGGAGCGGGACGAAGCGCGCCATGCGCATGAGGCGCTCACGGCATCCGTCGCGGCGAAGGACGACGAGATTGCGCGAATCGTCCGCGAACGCGACGACGCGTTGAACGCGGCGACAGTCGGCAAGCACGAGGAGATCGCGCGCATCGTCCAGGAGCACAACGATGCCTTGCACGCGGCCGTCTCGCAAAAGGACGAGGAGATCGCGCGCTTCGTGAGCGAGCGCGACGACGTGCGGCAGGCGCATGAAGCGCTAAGCGCGCATGTCGCGAGCAAGGACGACGAGATTGGCAGCCTCGTTCGACAACGCGACGAGGCGCGTCAAAGAGCCGAGGCGCTGCAGCATGAAAGTCAGGCGAAATCCGATGAAGCGCAACGCTACGCGCATGAAGCGGGCGTTACCGCCGAACGCGTGGCGGCGGTCGAGCAGCAAGCGAACGAGCGTTTTGCGCGTATCGCGGAACTCGAAGTCGAACTCGACGCGGCACGCGGTGCGCTAAACGAGTTGCAACAGGCTCACGCGGCCAAGCACGATGAAGCCACGGCGCAGTCCGGCGAGCTTCAGCGTGTCGCACGAGAACTCGAAGCGGCGCGTTCGCAGATCAGCGCGTTGAACGAGCAAAAGGACGCGGCAAGCGCCGACGCCGCCCAGCGCGCGCAAGATGCCGCCGCTGCCCGCGAGCGCGCGGAGAATGCCGAACAGCAGGCGGCATTGCTGCAGGAGCGTTTGGCCGAACAGGAACAACGCGAAGCCGATGCAAGAAGCACTCACGCCTCGCAGCGCATGGAACTCGAGGCACGCGGCGTCGCGGTGGAAGGCGAGATCGCCGCTTTGCAACGGCAGATCACGACACAAGCCAAGGATCATACGAAGGCCTACGACAAGCTGCGCACGCAGGCCGAAGAATGGGTCAGTTATGCCAAGGACCTGAAGCAGCGGCTCGACGGCGCGAACGAGAAACTGCTCTTCATCGATGCACGCAGCACCGGCGAAGTCGCGCTCATGCGCCGGCTTGCGCTGGAACTCGAACGGCTCAAGCCGGACCATGAACTCGTGTTGCGTGAAGCGCAGCAAAGGGTGATCGGCGACAAGATGGTCCAGCAGCTTGCGCAGAAGGGTTATCGTTATGACCCGGCTACTTCGGCGATTTCGAAGATCGAAGAGTAG
- a CDS encoding polysaccharide deacetylase family protein, whose translation MTFDHGVFTVSLDFELLWGVRETRTIESYGANLRGVREAIPRMLDVFAANGIHATWATVGFLFHRNADELRAALPPPSLRPNYVRADISPYEYIDAGQALDPLYHFAPELVERIAEQPGQAIGTHTYSHYYCLEQGQGLREFEADIECATEVARRAGLRLKSIVFPRNQCNEDYLAALARHGIVCYRGTQGGHAYAASDKAGQGYLRRATRLLDAYMNVSGHNTHALDSCFESAPFNFPASSFLRPYSSKWAMLDGLRLGRIKNAMTDAALNKRLYHLWWHPHNFGRNTAQNIAFLERIAEHYVLLRERHGFASLNMEELSELAATRLVDQTSLPAAEPA comes from the coding sequence ATGACCTTCGACCATGGGGTGTTCACGGTCTCGCTTGACTTCGAATTGCTCTGGGGCGTGCGCGAGACGCGTACCATCGAGAGCTATGGCGCGAACCTGCGCGGCGTGCGCGAGGCCATTCCGCGCATGCTCGATGTCTTTGCCGCAAACGGCATTCACGCGACATGGGCCACGGTAGGCTTTCTTTTTCATCGCAATGCGGATGAACTTCGCGCGGCTTTACCGCCGCCTTCCCTGCGGCCGAATTACGTGCGCGCAGACATTTCCCCTTATGAATATATCGATGCAGGCCAGGCGCTCGATCCGCTTTATCACTTCGCGCCCGAACTCGTCGAACGCATTGCGGAGCAGCCTGGTCAGGCTATCGGCACGCACACCTATTCGCATTACTACTGTCTAGAACAAGGTCAGGGCTTGCGCGAATTCGAAGCGGATATCGAATGCGCCACGGAGGTTGCCAGGCGCGCAGGCTTGCGGTTGAAGAGCATCGTATTTCCGCGCAACCAGTGCAATGAAGACTACCTTGCGGCGCTCGCGCGGCATGGCATCGTGTGTTATCGCGGAACACAAGGCGGTCACGCTTATGCGGCCTCCGACAAGGCAGGGCAAGGCTATCTGCGCCGCGCAACGCGTTTGCTCGATGCTTATATGAACGTGTCCGGACACAATACCCATGCGCTCGATTCATGCTTCGAAAGCGCGCCTTTCAATTTTCCGGCAAGCAGTTTTCTTAGGCCTTATTCAAGCAAATGGGCAATGCTCGATGGCTTGCGCCTTGGACGAATAAAAAATGCCATGACCGATGCGGCGCTCAACAAGCGCCTTTATCACCTCTGGTGGCATCCGCATAACTTCGGCCGCAATACCGCGCAGAACATCGCGTTTCTTGAGCGCATTGCCGAGCACTATGTTCTGCTGCGCGAACGCCACGGCTTCGCTTCGCTCAACATGGAGGAGCTTAGCGAGCTGGCGGCCACGCGATTGGTCGATCAAACAAGCTTGCCTGCCGCCGAGCCTGCGTGA
- a CDS encoding glycosyltransferase, whose translation MLNLALGCLTSFCLTLWIVRYASHAGSHLLDTDLNGVQKNHAVPVPRVGGAAIVGGTAITFMMGGLFGANPRGESMLLLACAALPFLAGCLEDLTKHVSPRARLLAAMAGSIGGVYALHAVLVRVDLPVVDHGLQLMPLAVGLTVLTVSGLTNAINLIDGMNGLASVSSILIFASIGFVAHQVGDWLVMSVALTMIGTILGFVVWNYPGAHIFLGDGGAYFIGFVMAELLVLLIARHPSVSAWYAAVVAIYPLFETVFSIYRRKFVRGRPVSEPDGVHLHTLIYKRIALKGSDYTDVRQRARRNGRTSPYLWVLCAVGVAPATVFWDRPLALFVTGAMFIAVYVWFYASIVRFRTPRFLTAHSAIAPTASETRR comes from the coding sequence ATGCTAAACCTCGCTCTCGGTTGCCTGACTTCGTTTTGTCTGACTCTTTGGATCGTGCGTTATGCGAGTCATGCGGGATCGCATTTACTCGACACCGACCTCAATGGAGTGCAGAAGAATCATGCGGTCCCCGTGCCACGCGTGGGCGGTGCGGCCATCGTCGGCGGAACGGCAATTACGTTCATGATGGGCGGCCTATTCGGTGCGAATCCACGCGGCGAGTCGATGCTGTTATTGGCGTGCGCCGCTTTACCGTTCCTGGCCGGCTGTCTCGAAGACCTGACCAAGCATGTAAGCCCGCGTGCGCGTCTGCTCGCGGCCATGGCAGGGTCGATCGGTGGCGTCTATGCGTTGCATGCGGTATTGGTTCGCGTGGATCTGCCGGTGGTCGATCACGGGCTTCAACTCATGCCGCTTGCGGTCGGCCTCACCGTGCTGACCGTGTCGGGGCTCACGAACGCAATCAATCTCATCGACGGCATGAATGGCCTCGCATCTGTCTCGTCCATCCTGATCTTCGCTTCGATAGGGTTCGTCGCGCATCAAGTCGGCGACTGGCTGGTCATGAGCGTCGCGTTGACCATGATCGGCACCATCCTTGGCTTCGTCGTATGGAATTATCCAGGCGCCCACATTTTCCTGGGCGATGGCGGTGCATACTTTATCGGCTTTGTCATGGCCGAATTGCTCGTGCTGCTGATCGCGCGACATCCTTCCGTGTCGGCGTGGTATGCGGCTGTCGTCGCTATCTATCCGCTCTTCGAAACCGTGTTCTCGATCTATCGCCGCAAGTTCGTGCGAGGCCGCCCCGTGAGCGAACCAGATGGCGTGCACCTTCACACGCTCATTTACAAGCGTATTGCACTCAAAGGATCGGACTATACCGATGTGCGTCAGCGTGCGCGCCGCAATGGCCGCACATCGCCTTATCTGTGGGTGTTGTGCGCTGTGGGCGTCGCGCCCGCAACGGTGTTCTGGGACCGGCCGCTTGCGCTTTTCGTCACCGGCGCGATGTTCATCGCGGTCTACGTATGGTTCTATGCAAGCATCGTGCGTTTCAGGACGCCGCGTTTTCTCACCGCGCATTCGGCGATTGCTCCGACCGCATCCGAAACCCGCCGTTGA
- a CDS encoding right-handed parallel beta-helix repeat-containing protein — MDTRGLDLHSSTHLRFADGASIKLLPHDTPSYQMIRIWDADNVLLENATLDGSKELNAAPPETHDGGYGMGISIAGSTNVTINSATTIGCWGDGLYIANSYERATRRSRNIVVRDHHARACRRQGVSLISGMNVLIERGVWEDIGGTAPSAGIDIEPNSNRDVLEDIRIVDPLTRRCSIGILVYLAELPGPKPKTVSIEISGQRDESSSDNAFSVSGLDTKGWTVKGSVTNVSPVWVNSRLASVESVDYDKRGPAIVVSGLRLIR, encoded by the coding sequence ATGGATACGCGAGGTCTGGATCTGCACAGCAGTACGCATCTGCGTTTTGCGGATGGCGCATCGATCAAGCTGTTGCCTCACGACACGCCTTCTTATCAGATGATCCGTATCTGGGATGCGGATAACGTGCTGCTGGAAAATGCGACGCTGGATGGCAGCAAGGAGCTCAACGCAGCGCCGCCCGAAACACACGACGGTGGCTACGGTATGGGCATTTCCATCGCGGGGAGCACGAATGTCACGATAAACTCGGCCACGACGATCGGCTGTTGGGGCGATGGCCTTTATATCGCCAATAGTTATGAACGGGCGACGCGACGATCCCGCAATATTGTCGTCCGCGATCATCATGCGCGTGCGTGCAGGCGTCAGGGTGTGTCGCTCATCAGTGGAATGAACGTGCTGATCGAACGTGGTGTGTGGGAAGACATCGGTGGAACAGCGCCTTCGGCAGGCATCGATATCGAACCGAACTCCAATCGCGACGTGCTCGAAGACATTCGCATTGTCGATCCGCTTACGCGCCGATGCAGTATCGGCATTCTCGTTTATCTCGCGGAATTGCCCGGCCCCAAGCCTAAGACCGTAAGCATAGAAATAAGCGGACAGCGCGATGAATCTTCTTCCGACAATGCCTTTAGCGTATCCGGTCTCGACACTAAAGGATGGACGGTGAAAGGTAGCGTGACGAATGTCTCGCCGGTATGGGTGAATTCGCGGCTAGCCTCAGTCGAAAGCGTCGACTACGATAAGCGCGGGCCGGCTATCGTCGTGTCCGGGTTACGCCTCATCCGTTAA
- a CDS encoding EpsG family protein has product MLFIILALVVLYVMATGVRNVPTLLDQDNYLEYFRKTTWDWFLNTYEERKSTVSFVISTITEEFGWRAWVVGLNALGFTPDAGVRLTVVLLNALIFIALLEVRRPLLGLVLWCVVPMALATVGLFQIRQGMAFSIAMLVSLRYQRPVTGWLLASFIHTTFAVPALLLIAMRPWGNRRWLALGSASAVAVVLVSSAGFLFKNFGGRRIDEYAGYQNDFTIKLVILLVVYMTAALVMLYTEWKTKQAGKAQAWRDLCFMDVALVLYLVLAFLLFPFGKGRVWYCVPLLLPFLVGQTRFKNRFVCWWTVGILLVLTAEIIKSYYEGVYAYFLGL; this is encoded by the coding sequence TTGCTGTTCATCATTCTCGCGCTCGTCGTCCTGTATGTGATGGCGACGGGCGTACGCAATGTGCCGACGTTGCTCGATCAGGACAATTACCTCGAATACTTTCGTAAGACCACGTGGGACTGGTTCCTCAATACTTACGAGGAACGCAAATCCACGGTTAGTTTCGTCATCAGCACGATCACCGAGGAATTCGGTTGGCGCGCTTGGGTCGTCGGTTTGAACGCATTGGGCTTTACACCCGATGCCGGTGTGCGACTTACGGTGGTGCTGCTCAACGCGCTGATCTTCATTGCGCTTCTGGAAGTACGCCGGCCATTGCTGGGTCTCGTGCTCTGGTGTGTCGTGCCGATGGCGCTCGCCACTGTCGGACTATTTCAGATTCGCCAGGGGATGGCGTTCTCTATCGCCATGCTCGTGTCCTTGCGCTATCAAAGACCCGTAACGGGATGGCTGCTCGCAAGTTTTATTCACACCACGTTCGCGGTGCCCGCGCTCCTGCTTATCGCAATGCGTCCATGGGGCAATCGCAGATGGCTCGCGTTGGGAAGCGCTTCGGCGGTGGCGGTCGTGCTGGTTTCGTCGGCGGGCTTTCTCTTCAAGAACTTTGGCGGCCGTCGTATCGACGAATATGCGGGCTACCAGAACGATTTCACGATCAAACTGGTGATTCTCCTCGTGGTTTATATGACGGCGGCACTTGTCATGCTTTATACGGAATGGAAAACGAAGCAGGCGGGCAAGGCTCAGGCATGGCGCGACCTCTGTTTCATGGACGTCGCCCTCGTGCTTTATCTGGTGCTGGCCTTCTTGCTGTTTCCCTTCGGCAAAGGGCGCGTATGGTATTGCGTGCCCTTGCTGCTGCCGTTTCTCGTCGGGCAGACGCGCTTCAAGAATCGCTTCGTATGCTGGTGGACCGTGGGAATATTGCTGGTGCTGACTGCGGAAATCATCAAGAGCTATTACGAGGGCGTGTACGCGTATTTCCTCGGCTTATGA
- a CDS encoding GNAT family N-acetyltransferase: MERSIFHEPWWLEAATDGKWGIAEVKQGDVVIGEMPYMFERKGIWRISVLPPLTRTLGPVIKPQRLGSGEREWCYRMDITNQLVSKIPACAHFHQLMDTRMSQAEAIAFSLHGFDVSIGYTLELPADRSEAEAWSALRRNTRNWLRRATERLTVREINSPDAFTDFYDANLAVRKRNNVYGSQIMRRVLGEVIKRNAGVMLGAFDENGQLVAETALVWDTRAVYYLLSSRAADAHGGAISLLIWEGARVARERKLIFDFDGISTATILDFLSGFGGRLVTRYEIERMRADYGALRTVLRGEKMAIRTGARRLRKATLDKT, from the coding sequence GTGGAGCGCTCCATCTTTCATGAGCCCTGGTGGCTTGAAGCGGCGACCGACGGTAAATGGGGCATTGCTGAAGTAAAGCAGGGCGATGTCGTCATTGGGGAAATGCCTTATATGTTCGAGCGTAAAGGCATCTGGCGCATATCCGTGCTGCCGCCTTTGACGCGCACGCTTGGCCCTGTCATCAAACCGCAACGTTTAGGTAGTGGCGAGCGCGAATGGTGTTATCGAATGGACATCACGAATCAGCTCGTCTCGAAGATTCCGGCGTGTGCGCATTTTCATCAATTGATGGACACGCGTATGTCGCAAGCCGAAGCTATTGCATTTTCGCTGCATGGCTTCGATGTCTCCATAGGCTATACGCTCGAGTTGCCGGCTGATCGAAGCGAAGCCGAGGCATGGTCGGCGCTGCGGCGCAATACACGCAATTGGCTGCGTCGCGCCACCGAACGGCTTACCGTGCGCGAAATAAACAGCCCCGACGCCTTCACGGATTTCTACGACGCCAACCTCGCCGTGCGCAAACGCAATAACGTGTACGGCTCGCAGATCATGCGCCGCGTGCTCGGCGAAGTCATCAAGCGCAATGCAGGTGTCATGCTTGGTGCATTCGACGAGAACGGCCAACTCGTCGCCGAGACCGCGCTCGTGTGGGATACGCGTGCCGTGTACTACCTGCTGTCATCGCGCGCGGCGGATGCACACGGCGGCGCAATAAGTCTTCTGATTTGGGAAGGCGCGCGCGTGGCGCGAGAACGCAAACTCATTTTCGATTTCGACGGCATTTCCACCGCTACCATTCTCGACTTTCTATCGGGCTTCGGAGGACGCCTTGTAACGCGCTATGAAATTGAACGCATGCGCGCGGATTACGGCGCCCTGCGCACCGTACTAAGAGGCGAGAAGATGGCAATCCGCACTGGCGCGCGACGCTTGCGCAAGGCAACGCTCGATAAAACGTGA
- a CDS encoding GNAT family N-acetyltransferase has translation MNTAKYVIDLIKSPDEFEALHKEWDELWTLADGRHHESFAVCSLVWRHVAKPAGRSLCIITARREERIVAIWPLVHSRNRLWNVLRPLSSESADYTTVLTDPAYASPDLSQSIWQAARDLGKGDIVLLPYVDCKSELYRLAAEHPGIMLAKEHPYAVAKLSEVNCWDELVIGLGKLSGKRPGQLRERLDREGKFEVCILGPHDREENARMVDWMLARKREWGERVDKKGSWLWEETFRNYLIELLNHCHPLACAKLMVLKLDGEILAVNMIGLGAKSMIGLIASFDKRFGKFAPGAVSTEAWVRWAIEQRLDFDLGIGAETFKPYWSRGNTAMVCSLQLAQTNWGRVAFAISGAQRMLKKASVNVWRSNVRPEKSLGKEQA, from the coding sequence ATGAATACGGCCAAATATGTGATCGATCTGATTAAAAGTCCTGACGAATTCGAAGCGCTGCATAAAGAATGGGATGAACTTTGGACGCTCGCTGACGGGCGGCATCATGAATCGTTTGCGGTCTGCTCATTGGTTTGGCGTCATGTCGCCAAACCTGCGGGACGGTCACTTTGCATCATTACTGCGCGGCGCGAGGAACGTATCGTCGCCATTTGGCCGCTCGTGCATTCGCGCAATCGTCTCTGGAACGTGCTTCGGCCACTTAGCTCTGAATCGGCAGACTATACGACCGTGCTGACCGATCCCGCGTATGCATCGCCGGATCTGTCGCAATCGATCTGGCAGGCGGCGCGTGACCTAGGGAAGGGCGATATTGTTTTGCTTCCGTATGTCGATTGCAAAAGCGAGTTGTATCGGCTCGCTGCGGAGCATCCGGGGATCATGCTCGCCAAGGAACATCCCTATGCCGTGGCTAAACTTTCGGAAGTGAATTGTTGGGATGAATTGGTCATTGGCTTGGGCAAGCTTTCGGGCAAGCGACCCGGCCAGTTGCGTGAACGACTCGACCGCGAAGGCAAGTTCGAGGTGTGTATTCTCGGCCCGCACGACCGTGAAGAGAACGCGCGCATGGTCGACTGGATGCTGGCGAGAAAGCGCGAGTGGGGCGAACGCGTCGACAAGAAGGGCAGTTGGCTGTGGGAGGAAACCTTCCGCAATTATCTAATCGAGCTGCTGAATCATTGTCATCCCCTCGCATGTGCAAAGCTCATGGTCCTGAAACTCGATGGCGAGATTCTCGCCGTGAACATGATCGGTCTCGGCGCAAAGAGCATGATCGGTCTGATTGCGAGTTTCGATAAGCGCTTTGGGAAATTCGCACCCGGCGCGGTTTCAACCGAGGCATGGGTTCGGTGGGCAATCGAGCAGCGTCTGGATTTCGACCTCGGCATCGGCGCAGAAACGTTCAAGCCGTACTGGAGCCGGGGCAATACCGCAATGGTTTGCAGTCTGCAACTTGCGCAAACGAACTGGGGACGCGTGGCATTCGCCATTTCTGGCGCACAACGAATGCTTAAGAAAGCGAGCGTTAATGTCTGGCGTTCGAACGTTCGGCCAGAAAAATCCTTGGGCAAAGAACAGGCGTAG
- a CDS encoding glycosyltransferase, translated as MKIVHVITALPADGAEMMLYRLIRASRGEGVEHAVISLSSEDTLAARIREAGAEVRILGMSKSLPEPRKLVQLVRWIDELEPDVVQTWLYHGDLMGGLAVTAVRAWRKKRLPLAWGIHHTDLRSSGSSRMTRWVTRACALLSNHVPDAIICCGEAARRAHVEGGYCAKKMIAVPNGFELDVFKPAPASHKALRENHGFAADAPVVGIMGRYHAVKDYPNFIAAVRRVLQSLPQCRFVMAGNGLDDDNRELVELIRSEGVAHACRLLGPLKHPEALLAGLDVFCLSSRSEGLPTVIGEAMACETPCVATDVGDTAWLIGETGTVVPPRNADALAQALVDMLMLPRTRRAALGVAARERIDRFFSIEASWRRYEDIYLRISERRGSVDEASAPVAQVSANERHIGSGQ; from the coding sequence TTGAAGATCGTTCACGTCATCACCGCATTGCCCGCGGACGGCGCGGAGATGATGCTATATCGACTGATTCGCGCATCGCGCGGCGAAGGCGTCGAGCATGCGGTCATCTCGCTGTCGTCCGAAGACACGCTGGCGGCGCGCATTCGTGAGGCGGGCGCCGAAGTGCGCATACTCGGCATGAGCAAGAGTCTGCCGGAGCCGCGCAAGTTAGTGCAACTCGTGCGCTGGATCGACGAACTCGAACCCGATGTCGTTCAGACCTGGCTTTATCACGGCGATCTGATGGGCGGACTCGCGGTCACGGCCGTGAGAGCATGGCGCAAGAAACGGCTGCCGCTCGCCTGGGGCATTCATCACACGGACCTTCGTTCGAGCGGCAGCAGCCGCATGACGCGCTGGGTGACGCGAGCATGCGCGCTGCTGTCGAACCACGTGCCCGATGCGATCATCTGCTGCGGCGAAGCTGCACGGCGCGCGCATGTTGAAGGCGGTTACTGCGCGAAGAAGATGATCGCGGTTCCAAACGGCTTCGAACTCGATGTCTTCAAGCCCGCGCCAGCGTCTCACAAGGCATTACGCGAAAACCACGGCTTCGCTGCGGATGCGCCGGTCGTCGGCATCATGGGCCGGTATCACGCGGTCAAGGACTATCCCAACTTCATCGCGGCAGTGCGGCGTGTGCTGCAATCGTTGCCGCAGTGCCGCTTCGTGATGGCAGGCAATGGACTCGACGATGACAACCGCGAGCTCGTCGAACTCATTCGCAGTGAAGGCGTGGCACATGCATGCCGCTTGCTTGGACCGCTTAAGCATCCTGAAGCGCTATTGGCGGGGCTCGATGTCTTCTGTCTTTCGTCACGCAGCGAGGGATTGCCGACCGTCATCGGCGAAGCCATGGCATGCGAGACGCCATGCGTGGCGACCGACGTCGGCGATACCGCGTGGCTCATCGGGGAAACGGGAACCGTCGTGCCGCCTCGGAATGCCGATGCGCTGGCGCAGGCGCTCGTCGACATGTTGATGCTGCCGCGGACGCGGCGCGCGGCGCTCGGCGTGGCGGCGAGAGAGAGAATCGACAGGTTTTTTTCGATCGAAGCGAGCTGGCGTCGCTATGAGGACATCTACTTGCGAATCAGCGAACGAAGAGGCTCAGTAGATGAAGCGTCGGCGCCAGTCGCACAGGTGTCGGCGAATGAACGACACATTGGTTCCGGTCAATAA
- a CDS encoding glycosyltransferase family 4 protein, whose product MNKVILFANTDWYLYNFRLSLANRLLDLGHEVILLSPPGEYGPRLIELGFRWHAVPMVRRSLNPLRELNLVLWLARFFRAEQASLVHGFTIKSAVYGSLAARLAGVPARVNSVAGLGYVFTSRDMKARFLRPVVRQVLRLALDGENCALILQNPDDVAMFKSARLADEQAIHLIKGSGVNCARFTAPPADAPLSHAPLRVLLAARMLWDKGIAEFIEAARVLKREGRTIRFILAGTPDAGNPASIEQSTIEGWVKEGLVEWRGHVSDMPGLFTETDVMALPSYREGLPKSLIEAAACALPLITTDAPGCREVVSRNGEDGLVVPVRNATALADAIRLLDDDRPLARKLGLASREKALREFDEAIVIDRTLAVYRALAPATSTASATASVEITP is encoded by the coding sequence ATGAACAAAGTCATTCTCTTTGCGAATACCGACTGGTATCTCTACAACTTTCGTCTTTCGCTTGCCAATCGACTTCTCGATCTCGGGCATGAGGTCATATTGCTTTCGCCGCCCGGCGAATATGGACCGCGCCTGATCGAACTCGGCTTTCGCTGGCATGCGGTGCCAATGGTCCGGCGCAGTCTCAATCCATTGCGCGAACTGAATCTCGTGCTCTGGCTCGCGCGTTTCTTTCGCGCGGAACAGGCTTCGCTCGTGCATGGCTTCACGATCAAGAGCGCGGTCTATGGGTCGCTTGCCGCGAGGCTCGCAGGCGTGCCCGCTCGCGTGAATTCGGTGGCGGGGCTGGGTTACGTTTTCACGAGCCGCGACATGAAAGCGCGCTTTTTACGGCCCGTGGTGCGCCAAGTCCTGCGTCTGGCTCTTGACGGCGAGAACTGTGCGCTGATCCTGCAAAATCCGGACGATGTAGCGATGTTCAAGAGCGCCCGTCTTGCCGATGAACAAGCCATCCACCTCATCAAAGGCTCCGGGGTAAATTGCGCGCGCTTCACGGCGCCTCCCGCCGATGCGCCTCTTTCGCACGCGCCGCTGCGCGTGCTGCTTGCGGCACGCATGCTGTGGGACAAGGGCATTGCCGAATTCATCGAGGCCGCGCGCGTGCTCAAGCGCGAGGGACGCACCATCCGCTTCATTCTTGCGGGGACGCCGGACGCGGGCAATCCCGCTTCGATCGAACAGTCGACGATAGAAGGCTGGGTGAAGGAAGGCCTCGTCGAATGGCGCGGTCATGTCAGCGACATGCCGGGTCTGTTTACAGAAACGGATGTCATGGCGCTGCCGAGTTATCGCGAAGGCTTGCCAAAGTCCCTGATCGAAGCGGCCGCGTGCGCATTGCCGCTCATCACGACCGATGCACCCGGCTGCCGCGAAGTGGTGAGCCGAAATGGCGAAGACGGGCTCGTGGTGCCGGTGCGGAATGCAACGGCGCTGGCCGACGCCATCCGCCTGCTCGACGACGATCGTCCGCTCGCGCGCAAGCTCGGACTCGCCTCGCGCGAGAAGGCGCTGCGCGAATTCGATGAAGCGATCGTCATCGACAGGACCCTTGCGGTGTATCGCGCGCTCGCGCCCGCGACATCGACGGCGAGTGCGACCGCATCCGTCGAGATCACGCCTTGA